From Pseudomonas putida, one genomic window encodes:
- the ccmD gene encoding heme exporter protein CcmD: protein MSFATFGDFLAMGHHGLYVWSAYGICLAVLALNVAAPLLARRRYLQEEARRLRRENNQ from the coding sequence ATGAGCTTTGCCACCTTCGGTGATTTTCTCGCCATGGGCCACCATGGCCTGTACGTGTGGTCGGCCTATGGCATCTGCCTGGCGGTGCTGGCGCTGAATGTCGCCGCGCCGCTGCTGGCCCGTCGTCGCTATCTGCAAGAAGAGGCGCGCCGTTTGCGCCGGGAGAACAACCAGTGA